Genomic DNA from Parambassis ranga chromosome 10, fParRan2.1, whole genome shotgun sequence:
tcaggaaggccctgcaaacatgtggctacccgaagtgggcactcatcaaagccacaaaaacaagaccccccaacaacaagaagaaggacaacaccaggcggagaaagaacatctccattccatatgtgtcaggagtatcagagaaactccgcaggatcttcaacaaccatgacatcccggtccatttcaaacctatgacaacactgagacagagactggttcacccgaaggataagattcccagggagaaactcagcaatgtgatatatgcagtccagtgcagtgaggaatgctctgatctgtacattggagaaactaaacaaccactccacagaagaatggctcagcacaggagagccacctcttcaggacaagactcagctgttcacctccacctcaaagacaaaggacactcctttgaggacaacaacgttcacattttagacagggaggaaaggtggtatgaaagaggagtcaaggaagccatctatgttaagctggaaaaaccttcccttaacagaggtggtggcctcagacatcatctttctaccacatacaatgcagtgattccatccattcccaggaagtttacacatactcacagtaagaacaaagggctgtcaatcagtccccctccggcagtttcatagtcgttagccagtcgttagacacacctggcccagtcagccagaacatcacaggtaagtatggaaacatttagtgctattgtttgtaagtttttttaaagttttacccagacccacccactgaggtctgtaaccacatataaaccatgtttccccaccaaacagttagaactgatgaagctgcttggatgagcagcgaaacgtcttctagaaaactctacaagtccagacgccttgcttcaaccttctcaaCCTCATTTCTACATTCAATGCAACCATGTGGTATCAGTGCATGGAGTAGCGTGCCATTACAACGTATTACAGGTCCATGATTTACTTCCTTTAAaactagatagatagatagatagatagatagatagataaactGGGTAAAAAAAGCCTGGAAGGTTAAAAGCAAAAAGGTTAACGTGGTACGTATAAGTCACACTATCAGTTTATTCCTGCttccagtctttgtgctaagctatgctaaccaGATGCTAACTAAGACTAAGACAAAAAGAAGACCATCACCACATAAATGGAAAAGAAACGAATAGTTTGAAGGATCAAGATTATATGTGAAGATGCGTTTGTAGCTTTTGAACTGATTTCATCTATGTAATATTTATGACACTGTTATCGTCTCATttgaataatataatttaattatattatgcATATATGCTCATTAATTCATGTGCGTCTTCTCACTGGGTTGTTTTGGATCAATGAGCATGAAGTCAGGCGGATGTGAGCGTAAGAATAATCTCCTCACTGGGAAAAGTTATGATCTACTGTTCATCATCACAGTTCTGATTATGTCTGTCAGTTTTCGTTCAATAACAAAACGCTACTTTGTGCAATAGTTCATGTTTcccttggctttttttttttttccaggacagctttattttaatcttgataatcatgtttgttttacagcGCAGTAGCTTTGTGCCTGTTGGCATAAAATTGGTCACAAGCCAGCATTCAACATCTGTCTCAAGAGATATTAAAACATTCTTGCCTACAATGTTTAAACAGCAAAGCAGCAGTGTTAAGAGTATATGGGGCAATTACAGACATTGGAAAATGTGAAGAAAGACCACTTAGTTTAAAAGGGTTGAGTcatgaaaacaaaatacaaaacataattttctatttttctttaGTGGCTAAAACCAGTTTTTGGAGCAGACTGCAAACATGCTGGGTATCATTACATCATTGCAGCCAGCCGTAAGTGGCAATTTGACCATAATAAATagctaaattaaaaaataattaaataacattTCTCTTTtgtatgtaaacaaaaaaaaaaataggtggacaaaagtattttttttactttgaaaaagAAAATTGTGCTTCATAAGACTGAATGAGTATGAGATACAGCATCTCATTATAGACTAATTATAATCAAGCTTAACACTTCAATAagtttttgttctttcattaTCTTCACTCTAAATGTCTCTAAATTCTAATTATCTCCCTTCATAAGTGTCAATAAAAGTGACAAATGTAACCACAGCATGATGACCTTAATGTAACTATGAAATATAATTCAGTCACAGATAAAATTGCGAGTCTCCATTTTCCTCACCGCCGTCATAAAACCGCAGCCGCACGATGCATGAAATTGATTACATCTGTAATTCACctcagaatgaatgaaacacTCGACCCTTTTATCAAAGCGCTCTCTAACTGCACTCTGCAGACCTGGGATCAATATCGGCAAAGATTCAGCAGAGAATCCAGATGGAGAGGCTGATAGGAATATGAGTTCAAATGGACTCTGTGTAGTCTTTGCCTTCACTAGACAGCTTTTCAAATTGATGGGCAGCTGTTGGCTGTAATTGAATTACTCCGAGGCGGTAGCTCTATCTGTCATCCAGTTAATTACTTTACTTGACCAAATGAAAGAACAAAGTCTGAGAGATTGTGTAATATTATTGTGTCCGATGAAAAAAGATGCAGTAATAAGCACGCTAAGCCAGTCAGGGACCTCGTCCTGAAACAAAAAGTGCTGGGATCTTCagtcttcctgtctgctccacTAGTGGTTGTAgattgttttaaaatgaatatttattcCATTTTAAATTTCCTATTCTGAAATtaggttaaaaataaatattgtgaGAAAATTGTaggggaaagaaaaacacacacacacacacacacacacacacaagcagtccTGGAGCCGCATTGAAACTTTGATGCAGTCAAGTGTGTTGTTAGACCCACTTTCCTCCCACATGTTGGTCAGGTTCATGCTGGAACACCTGTGACTCATCTTGATGAGCTCTTTACATAAAGCACAGAGTCGCTGTAGAGCCTTCACAGGGTTTGAATGAGGAAACGGTGAATGCCAATAAAAGCACCATGCATTTTGAACGTGGCttgtttatctttgtttttttttttcctctggtcttcTTGCTTCTTTGACTCTTGACATGTCTTTGCACTTAATGCTCCCCTGACAATGCTGCAAACCCAAAGACATTTTAGATTATTCAGCACATAGCTCGAACAGATGCTGCATCAGAgagatgcaaacacacaatgcTCCTTTAATCAATTGTTTCCACTACTGTTGGAGTATAGATAATGATTTTACCACTATACGTCAATTCTGTCCCCAGGCCTCACAACACTGCAAGTTGTTCTGGATACAGCTGCAGAGAAGAAGTGGCAGGTGACGGCCATCAATGTGGGGAACCTGAAGGATGAGAGGAAGGATGAGGCCTACCGCTCGCTGTTCCAAGACCTGGAGAacaagaaggagaggagggtgaTCCTGGACTGTGAGCAGGACAAAGTGAAGGACATCATGGAGCAGGTACAGATCCATCTGGCATATGGTAACCCTCAAAACTGTATTAATATAAATGTTCAGAGGCAATGTGGCATATTAAAATGTGATATGAAGTTACAAATAGTGTCTCATTATAAAAGAGCAGCTGCAGTAATTAAAacaaggggagaaaaaaatgcaggaaATCAAAGTAACCTTATTGTCCTTTAATTATTTCTGTTAGATGAAATGTATGCATTTGATGGAGTCCTTATAAAAACagcagatgtaaaaaaaaaaaaaaaaaacaattatccTAATTGTCCATTTAAGCTGTAAATACAACTGCAATTAAGGACAAAACAAATGCACATAAACAGGTTATTTTTACCCAAGCGAGAGGCGTATCGATTAGCATTTAAAGCACGCAGACGTCTATGAGCCCAGATGCTGACTGAAATCAATGTCTAGAGCCTCGTTTTCTCTTTATCGGAGAGAAACAGAATCCGTTCAGGTGGAAGTTTCTTACTTCATGTCAAAAGACATTTACATAGAAGATACACAGCGTTTTTTATTCAAATCTGCATCAGGCAGCCGTCCTGACAAACGGAGGTGCCAGTCAAGCAGCCGGATTAGTTTCAGGTGTGTCATTTATATGAGGCACTGAAATGGTGCATAGCAGAGatatttatgttattttccatttttttttctgttgctttgCTGATAAGAGAAGTGGCTTTGGAATTGAATATATCTCTCTAGCAGTATCTGTagctgtaatttattttttttcactgataATAGCCAAAACTGTCAGGCTTGTTAAGCCTGATATGTCTGAATATAGAGGTCGATTTAGGTATTTTGGATGCAACAGTGATTGTCTTATCAATGGTCGTCAAggattacattttattttcctcCAAATAATAGGCACAAAacatcttattttgaaatcGCTGGCAGTGAGTCATATTAAAAATGTGTCCAAAGAACTCGCTTCAGACCCTTTTATTAAACTGTCATGTTTACCATCGATGTATTCAGTCATTCTAGAGGGAAATGACCTATATTTAATAAACTGTATGTCTGCCTGATAATCCTGCAGGTCATCACCATTGGGAGACATGTTAAAGGCTACCACTACATTATAGCCAACCTGGTAAGGTTTCTACATCTGCCTTATGTTCCTCTTACTTTCAGAATAAAGTTCAGATttcactgtttatatatatattttcaggGTTTCGTCGATGGGGACCTATCCAAAATCCAGTATGGTGGAGCCAACGTTTCAGGCTTCCAGATTGTGGATTTTGATGATCCTTTGGTTTCCAAATTTGACCAGAGATGGGAAGCCCTAGAAGAAAAAGAGTATCCAGGTGCTGACAGCAAAATAAGGGTGAGCTTCAGCTTGTACTCGTCCACACCAGTAGACAGTGAGCACACATTCTTAGGCACTGTTAGGCAAGGTTTTATGTCTAAGAGTAATACATAGACATACAAGTTTTCTAAAATCCAAGCAATTTGAtattaaaatgagttttatgtTGGTAACTTTTAGCTGTGATGTTATGAGTAAAGTTTCCTCTAACTAACCTCTGAACTCATAATATGAGAATATTCTCCCACATCCTGTCTGCAGTATTATAAACGATCAGACCACACAGACTGACGGGGCTTTAGGTCTGTTCTCTGCTGACATtaacaaaacagaaatataaCAGATAAAAAGCACCAGCATCAAACATGCACTGTGCTCTCTAATTAAGACAAGATGTCTCAGTACCAGTGAGGATAACGAGCAGgaggagtggtgtgtgtgtgtgtgtagttcagAACTTCAGAGGAAgacactttttcctttttttaatgaagtgcTTCATGTTGGTCAACCTCATTTGGTGGATGGGTGAATTTAAAGGTTACAGTTTAAGTGTCTCTTGTCAACTAATTATAACAAAAAGTTGATGAGGAGAGGCTGCAAAGACGTAACGGTTGCATCAAACCATTGAACTTTCATCTCAGACGTCTGACTGTTTTCTATGAAATctgacttcatttcccagaattCTCAGTAGCATTTATGTGCATAGATGAGAGTTGTTTAGAAATCATCACAGTTCTGAGAAAAGGGCAAAAAAAGACATCATAAtgatttctttctcctcctctagtATACATCAGCGTTGACGTATGATGCTGTCCAGGTGATGACGGAAGCCTTCAGATACCTCCACAAGCAGCGCATCGACTTCACCAGGAGAGCCAACAACGGGGACTGCCTGGCCAACCCTGCTGTGCCGTGGTCTCAGGGAGTGGAGATAGAGCGTGCGCTAAAACAGgtatcttccttttttttttttttttctttcttgttggTGAAGACTTGTTGCCGTGGTAACAGCAGCTCTCACAGGAAATAATGCACAAAGGCAGAAGGTACTTCACAGAGATTTATTAAAGACTGGTGTTCTCTCTGTACGCACACAGAGAGACTAGGAACAGAGGTCTGCCTGCAGACTGTCCTTCACAGCATTAGAGTGAAGATTAGCTTCTCACCTACTGAGAAGCAAGGCTCAGAAGCTAAAGCAAGATGGCATTGTGGGTATTAACTCCATTAACTCTGGGCCAATgagacacaccaaaaaaaaaaatgggtgcCCGCAACACCTATGGTGAGATTTTCAAAGAATGACGCATTTGTATGTAATGTCCCAGAGAGTGTTTTAGTATTTAGCAGTACTTGGCTCTCATGCTAGACTGCCTCATAACCAGGAAGTCTGAGTATGAATAATGCAAGATGAAGAATAGCTGCCTTTAAACAACCTCTGCTGTACTGGATCAAATGGAGGATAAACCCATCCACAAGGCTTAGATCTCCTCCAGATACTTCCTCCTTATGCCCTTGCCTATTTCACTCCAGGTGAGGGGTAAGTTTGGGAGTTTTACTGAACAGCTGAAGGTGTATTTTCCAAGCTTCTCCTTATCAAGATGTTTGCCATGTACTTCAAACTTATATCAAAGTAGGCTCCATGCAGAGCTTTGAAGCAGTCAAAGAAAACAACTTGGAAATAACTGTCCAGATTGGTGGAAGGCATTTTCAGAAGATTCTACAAAGGCTAATCAAGCCTGACTGAACAAATACTCTGTGTGATTACACTACAAGTCGAATCAGGGTGGGAGAGAGATAAATCTAGATTAAACGTGACAATATTCATCCTCTTTGCAACCTTGAAAGGAACAAGATTAAAGATGCAACATGTCCTcaaaaaaaggcacatttcACAAATAATACACCATTAAGTTTATATGAGGCAcgtttatgtttatgctaacataACTTATGATTGTATTGTATTGCCTGATTTCATTGGGCAAATACAGCCACAAATGTCTGAGTAAGGAGGTAAACTGGGGGTACATAAAAAGCAGCCGACCTTCACTCAGGACTCAGGACTCCCTCAGACGCCAGTGTTAAGGCTTTTTATGATCTTTATTTGCAGATTaatttggcataaaaaaacaactggttaaggttaggcattaaaatcGGGGTAGGCAGTTAGGAAAAGATTATCTcaaaacacaaattcataagtttaaacatattttttacacAGCCatgatgtttttctgttgagGTTGGGCTGGTATAAAGACTACATTAAAGTTCACATCGAACCTGCACAAACCAAAGGTCCCTGAATGGCAGATCAATGGACCCCTGTCAGCACCACAAACTGCACAATACAAAGGCAAATGAGAGTAGCATTTCACTCAGGGAGGCATCCCTCAGGTTCAATAAAGAGCAAAGCTTTCAAGGTATTCATCCTTTGCATGTTTAATAAGTTGTGAAATACACTGTAGACATCTGTTAGGCCTTAAGGAGGCACCCACTCTGCTTTGATACAAAACACAACTGTGCTCACACAGAAACTCCAGGGGTCTCCCTGTCAGTCTTTCTACTTCAGCCCCTTTGTTGTCAGTTGCTCTCCAATTAGAACAAGCGATAAATGTTGTGATTTCCGCTCCAGTTTGGACACCAacagatttaaatgtttttttttgtgctgctgtgtattCTAGCCCAGCACAGTGTCTTTTAGTATCATGGCACTAAGTTTGAAGGAGAGCAAATCAAAGCAAATTTTCACAGCGATTGAAGCAACAAGTGTTCACAGGTTTCTACTATCATTCAAGTGGATAGGACTCCTCATTAAAGTAGCCAATTAAATGTCAGAGCATCTTGTtaagataaaagataaaaggCTTCATGTAGGGTGAATCGTATTGACTTGCTTTTATTCAAGGTTTGTAAATGCCATGttgatacagtgtgtgtgtgtgtcttgtgtatCTTTTAGGTGCGCGTGGAAGGTCTGACAGGAAACATCCAGTTCGATCAGCATGGGAAGAGAGTCAATTACTCAGTGAATATTATGGAATTAAAGAGTAATGGTCCTGTCAAAGTAAGTGTCTGGTTAGCCATCTTCACTACAAATGACACTCATTACATACCATAAGAAGTGCAAGTGGGaatgtgttatttatatttctacCAACAGATTGGATACTGGAATGAAGTTGACAAAATGGCTGTCACCAAATCTGACGTCTTTACAAATGACACGACAGGAATGGAAAACAAAACCGTTATCGTCACCACCATATTGGTAAGAAGAATATGATGGAGGCTAAATGCACTTTATTCATTGTAGTGTATCCCTTCAAAATTCAAGTAGACTTCTAAGACCATCACCTGTTCAGGCTGCTACTTTCACCCGTTAAGGACATGCACTGTTTTATAACTTTGATAAGTCTTGTTGTTGTCTGGAgactttctttctcttttcctttgaagctgctgctttttaCATTGTAGCTCAAACCTTTGGTGCTgaacagtgtttttcttttttctgctctgtcctTCAGGAAGCTCCGTATGTAATGCTGAAAAAGAACGCTGACCTTTTTGTAGACAATGACCGCTACGAGGGATACTGTGTAGATCTGGCTGCGGAGATAGCGAAACACTGTGGCTTCAAATATCAGCTAAAAATAGTGGGGGATGGAAAGTATGGGGCCAGAGATGCAGAGACCAAAATCTGGAACGGGATGGTGGGGGAGCTGGTGTATGGGGTGAGTTAATCTTACGATACAATACTTATCAACAATACTTTGTTGTCCAGCCCTCTTTTTAAAGACATGTCCCTCCCTTTGTTTTGACAGAAAGCAGACATTGCTGTGGCTCCTTTAACCATCACATTGGTTCGTGAGGAGGTGATCGACTTCTCCAAACCCTTCATGTCTCTGGGAATCTCCATCATGATCAAGAAACCTCAGAAATCCAAACCTGGAGTCTTCTCCTTCCTGGACCCACTGGCGTATGAGATCTGGATGTGTATTGTTTTTGCCTACATTGGCGTCAGCGTGGTGCTGTTCCTTGTCAGCCGCTTCAGCCCCTACGAGTGGCACACAGAGGAGTATGAGGACGGGCAGATACAGACCAATGAGTCGACTAACGAGTTTGGCATATTCAACAGCCTGTGGTTCTCCCTGGGAGCCTTTATGAGGCAAGGCTGTGACATCTCTCCTAGGtaggtcagaaaaaaaatgagcggctgccatgttgtttgtgttttaattaggTGATTAACTGATGTCTTTGTACAACAATACAGCAATATAGAACTGTgggattgattgattgagagACTAAGTctaagatatttaaaaaaaaaaaaaaaaaaaaaaaaaacctgggaGACCGCACACACAGGACCAATTTCAACCATTTTTTTAGGATTATAACTCTCCAAACACAGGTGCTAGAGTTCATGTGTATGAATATGATCAAACATGAATCccaaaggaaaacaaatatGAAGTACGATCAACATCATCAGCCTGAAAAGATGGTATAGGTGTGGTTCACTTGCAGCCATGTGTCTCACTGGTTATTCTGACAGCTGCAGTCTAAGCAGGTAGTTGTAAATCAAACATGTTCGAGCAAATCTGACCCAAATTTGGGCGTTAAATCCTGTACTGTGTAGCCATTTTTTGTCTACAAAGTTTATTAGTCTATATATCTGAATAAAGCTGAATGTAACCTGCGTGCCAGCGTGATAAATTTTAGGTAGAGGGCATTGACCTGTGCAACCATTTGCTAATAAGTGCTTCTTCATATTCTTGTTTTTACAGGGACTAAGTAAATGCCTGTCCTTACTGTTTTATTAACTTGTGATAATAACTGATGAGAGCAGATACTCATGCTCAGCAGTCATGCCAATGAGGTTAGAGTCATCTGCTCCACAGAGATGAATCAACAAGTGACTTCACCTGTCCTTTACATCTCATCAGGGCGATGTGAGCGGTGTCAACATGACTCCAAGTCAGGAGATGGTGTTAGTTGTAATCATCTGAGGGAATCGCCTGTGTTACAGTGGCATCTATCACAGGAGGTGGAATGCACTTCTGTTTGGTTAAGAAGAAAGCAAAAATCGATCAGGCAGTGTTGAGCACTGTGTTGAAATGACATGAAAGTGATGTCACACAAGCTGAAAAATGGTTTGTTTCTGacagataaaacaaacacacaagagtgAATGCTTCTTCTCCGTCTTCCTTTTATGTGACAGATCTCTGTCCGGGCGTATCGTCGGTGGCGTGTGGTGGTTCTTCACTTTAATCATCATCTCCTCCTACACTGCTAACCTGGCTGCTTTTCTGACTGTCGAGAGAATGGTGTCTCCCATCGAAAGTGCAGAGGACCTGGCTAAACAGACTGAGATAGCTTATGGGACTCTGGACTCTGGCTCCACCAAAGAGTTTTTTAGGGTATGTTTCTGGGGaatcaactttttttgtttgcaatTACACACTACATCAGCCTCATGTACAGTAGAGATAATGACCTAACAACAAGCTTCCATCCACCATTGTCTTTTCAGCGCTCAAAGATCGCCCTCTTTGACAAAATGTGGACGTACATGCGCAGTGCGGAGCCCTCCGTGTTTGTGAAAACTACGGCCGAAGGGGTTCTGAGGGTGCGCAAGTCCAAGGGGAAGTATGCTTACCTGCTGGAGTCCACCATGAATGAGTACATCGAGCAGCGAAAACCCTGCGACACCATGAAAGTGGGAGGCAACCTGGACTCCAAGGGCTACGGGATCGCCACACCGAAAGGATCCTCATTAAGGTGGGTGGAATAGTATAACAATGTGTCCAATGTTGTTATAGTATCCCACCTACCCTGATGTAGCTTTGCTTATGTGTCTCTGGTTTGTATAAAGGAGATGAGGTAATTCCCCACTTACCCCCACAAAGTCTTTAATTGCAATTTATTGTAAGTCGATaaattgcaaaaaaacaaaccaaaaaaaaaaaacagtgtctcTTTTTTATGAATATTTGAATAATTTGCTACAATAGTTTtccaaattattattaatgacATTCAGGCTTTCATCCAGGCTACATTCTACCTGAGTTTTAAGACCTATTCCCATTAGTTAGTCTTTTTAATACGATTTTAAATCTTTAATTTGAACCTTTTTCCATTAACTCTAAATTTAGATTGCCCTCCTATATATCTGTCTAGCACTGTCTTAGTCTTTTTTCCGTGTTTCTGGTATGCTTAACGTTTTGCCTTGCTGTTCTGCTCTCTTTCTCATTTTATGAAATTATTgcttagtttgtatatttattacTGCTAAGTTATTTTAGGAATGTGTAGTTAAAATGTCACTTtacttgctgtgtttttttgctaAACCCTTGCAGTACACTCCTTTTATTTAATTGTTTAAATGACATTTCCTTTGTGGAAACAAATTGGCCTTCACAACCCAAACAATGTATAACCTCCTAACTGTGGCACTGCTTGGGTTTCAATATGTATTTATCAATATGTACTGTGGATATATTGCAGCCATATTAAGTCAGCTAGTGTCCCTCAATTGGAAGAcctgaactaaaaaaaaactccctctATCCCCCAAACTATTTATAGCAGAAGTGGGTTGTTGGGTTGGGTACTGTTAGGAaatgttgcatgtttttttgaCATATTTTCATGAGGTCTAACCATTTTCTCCCCATTACTGCTGTTTTGCTGTCTCTCTTTTTAGTGGAGTCACATGCCAGACACTGTTATATGTATGTTGTGGATGTGAGTACGTTGCTATAGCCACTAGTCCCCCCTAGTCTTAGCACTCTGTCCTCTATGTTGTGTTATGGCTAAGCTCTGCCACCTTTGACAAACATTAATGTTACACATATTATGATCGATTGCTATTTTGTCAATGGCTTATGAGAGGGGGGAGACAATAGACATAAATCTATAATTTaaatttttaatatattttttaaaaatctctAAACTGAGGGAGTGATAAACAGACAATT
This window encodes:
- the gria2b gene encoding glutamate receptor 2b isoform X1, translating into MEKIVNLPLSVLLVLWGCALGGSPSVQIGGLFPRGADQEYSAFRIGMVQFGTSEFRLTPHIDNLEVANSFAVTNCFCSQFSRGVYAIFGFYDKKSVNTITSFCGTLHVSFITPSFPLDGNQQFIIQMRPDIKGPLLSLIEYYKWDKFAYLYDSDRGLTTLQVVLDTAAEKKWQVTAINVGNLKDERKDEAYRSLFQDLENKKERRVILDCEQDKVKDIMEQVITIGRHVKGYHYIIANLGFVDGDLSKIQYGGANVSGFQIVDFDDPLVSKFDQRWEALEEKEYPGADSKIRYTSALTYDAVQVMTEAFRYLHKQRIDFTRRANNGDCLANPAVPWSQGVEIERALKQVRVEGLTGNIQFDQHGKRVNYSVNIMELKSNGPVKIGYWNEVDKMAVTKSDVFTNDTTGMENKTVIVTTILEAPYVMLKKNADLFVDNDRYEGYCVDLAAEIAKHCGFKYQLKIVGDGKYGARDAETKIWNGMVGELVYGKADIAVAPLTITLVREEVIDFSKPFMSLGISIMIKKPQKSKPGVFSFLDPLAYEIWMCIVFAYIGVSVVLFLVSRFSPYEWHTEEYEDGQIQTNESTNEFGIFNSLWFSLGAFMRQGCDISPRSLSGRIVGGVWWFFTLIIISSYTANLAAFLTVERMVSPIESAEDLAKQTEIAYGTLDSGSTKEFFRRSKIALFDKMWTYMRSAEPSVFVKTTAEGVLRVRKSKGKYAYLLESTMNEYIEQRKPCDTMKVGGNLDSKGYGIATPKGSSLRNAVNLAVLKLNEQGLLDKLKNKWWYDKGECGSGGGDSKEKTSALSLSNVAGVFYILVGGLGLAMLVALIEFCYKSRAEAKRMKMTFGDAMRNKARLSVTGSTGENGRVMTPEFPKAVHAVPYARPDMGLNVSLTDLS
- the gria2b gene encoding glutamate receptor 2b isoform X2, which encodes MEKIVNLPLSVLLVLWGCALGGSPSVQIGGLFPRGADQEYSAFRIGMVQFGTSEFRLTPHIDNLEVANSFAVTNCFCSQFSRGVYAIFGFYDKKSVNTITSFCGTLHVSFITPSFPLDGNQQFIIQMRPDIKGPLLSLIEYYKWDKFAYLYDSDRGLTTLQVVLDTAAEKKWQVTAINVGNLKDERKDEAYRSLFQDLENKKERRVILDCEQDKVKDIMEQVITIGRHVKGYHYIIANLGFVDGDLSKIQYGGANVSGFQIVDFDDPLVSKFDQRWEALEEKEYPGADSKIRYTSALTYDAVQVMTEAFRYLHKQRIDFTRRANNGDCLANPAVPWSQGVEIERALKQVRVEGLTGNIQFDQHGKRVNYSVNIMELKSNGPVKIGYWNEVDKMAVTKSDVFTNDTTGMENKTVIVTTILEAPYVMLKKNADLFVDNDRYEGYCVDLAAEIAKHCGFKYQLKIVGDGKYGARDAETKIWNGMVGELVYGKADIAVAPLTITLVREEVIDFSKPFMSLGISIMIKKPQKSKPGVFSFLDPLAYEIWMCIVFAYIGVSVVLFLVSRFSPYEWHTEEYEDGQIQTNESTNEFGIFNSLWFSLGAFMRQGCDISPRSLSGRIVGGVWWFFTLIIISSYTANLAAFLTVERMVSPIESAEDLAKQTEIAYGTLDSGSTKEFFRRSKIALFDKMWTYMRSAEPSVFVKTTAEGVLRVRKSKGKYAYLLESTMNEYIEQRKPCDTMKVGGNLDSKGYGIATPKGSSLRTPVNLAVLKLSEQGVLDKLKNKWWYDKGECGAKDSGSKEKTSALSLSNVAGVFYILVGGLGLAMLVALIEFCYKSRAEAKRMKMTFGDAMRNKARLSVTGSTGENGRVMTPEFPKAVHAVPYARPDMGLNVSLTDLS
- the gria2b gene encoding glutamate receptor 2b isoform X3, with translation MEKIVNLPLSVLLVLWGCALGGSPSVQIGGLFPRGADQEYSAFRIGMVQFGTSEFRLTPHIDNLEVANSFAVTNCFCSQFSRGVYAIFGFYDKKSVNTITSFCGTLHVSFITPSFPLDGNQQFIIQMRPDIKGPLLSLIEYYKWDKFAYLYDSDRGLTTLQVVLDTAAEKKWQVTAINVGNLKDERKDEAYRSLFQDLENKKERRVILDCEQDKVKDIMEQVITIGRHVKGYHYIIANLGFVDGDLSKIQYGGANVSGFQIVDFDDPLVSKFDQRWEALEEKEYPGADSKIRYTSALTYDAVQVMTEAFRYLHKQRIDFTRRANNGDCLANPAVPWSQGVEIERALKQVRVEGLTGNIQFDQHGKRVNYSVNIMELKSNGPVKIGYWNEVDKMAVTKSDVFTNDTTGMENKTVIVTTILEAPYVMLKKNADLFVDNDRYEGYCVDLAAEIAKHCGFKYQLKIVGDGKYGARDAETKIWNGMVGELVYGKADIAVAPLTITLVREEVIDFSKPFMSLGISIMIKKPQKSKPGVFSFLDPLAYEIWMCIVFAYIGVSVVLFLVSRFSPYEWHTEEYEDGQIQTNESTNEFGIFNSLWFSLGAFMRQGCDISPRSLSGRIVGGVWWFFTLIIISSYTANLAAFLTVERMVSPIESAEDLAKQTEIAYGTLDSGSTKEFFRRSKIALFDKMWTYMRSAEPSVFVKTTAEGVLRVRKSKGKYAYLLESTMNEYIEQRKPCDTMKVGGNLDSKGYGIATPKGSSLRNAVNLAVLKLNEQGLLDKLKNKWWYDKGECGSGGGDSKEKTSALSLSNVAGVFYILVGGLGLAMLVALIEFCYKSRAEAKRMKVAKNAQNINPTSSQNSQNFATYKEGYNVYGIESVKI
- the gria2b gene encoding glutamate receptor 2b isoform X4, encoding MEKIVNLPLSVLLVLWGCALGGSPSVQIGGLFPRGADQEYSAFRIGMVQFGTSEFRLTPHIDNLEVANSFAVTNCFCSQFSRGVYAIFGFYDKKSVNTITSFCGTLHVSFITPSFPLDGNQQFIIQMRPDIKGPLLSLIEYYKWDKFAYLYDSDRGLTTLQVVLDTAAEKKWQVTAINVGNLKDERKDEAYRSLFQDLENKKERRVILDCEQDKVKDIMEQVITIGRHVKGYHYIIANLGFVDGDLSKIQYGGANVSGFQIVDFDDPLVSKFDQRWEALEEKEYPGADSKIRYTSALTYDAVQVMTEAFRYLHKQRIDFTRRANNGDCLANPAVPWSQGVEIERALKQVRVEGLTGNIQFDQHGKRVNYSVNIMELKSNGPVKIGYWNEVDKMAVTKSDVFTNDTTGMENKTVIVTTILEAPYVMLKKNADLFVDNDRYEGYCVDLAAEIAKHCGFKYQLKIVGDGKYGARDAETKIWNGMVGELVYGKADIAVAPLTITLVREEVIDFSKPFMSLGISIMIKKPQKSKPGVFSFLDPLAYEIWMCIVFAYIGVSVVLFLVSRFSPYEWHTEEYEDGQIQTNESTNEFGIFNSLWFSLGAFMRQGCDISPRSLSGRIVGGVWWFFTLIIISSYTANLAAFLTVERMVSPIESAEDLAKQTEIAYGTLDSGSTKEFFRRSKIALFDKMWTYMRSAEPSVFVKTTAEGVLRVRKSKGKYAYLLESTMNEYIEQRKPCDTMKVGGNLDSKGYGIATPKGSSLRTPVNLAVLKLSEQGVLDKLKNKWWYDKGECGAKDSGSKEKTSALSLSNVAGVFYILVGGLGLAMLVALIEFCYKSRAEAKRMKVAKNAQNINPTSSQNSQNFATYKEGYNVYGIESVKI